The Acidobacteriota bacterium genome has a segment encoding these proteins:
- the bfr gene encoding bacterioferritin, with translation MKGDKKLIEVLNSLLADELTAINQYMVHSEMCEGWGYGKLHKVIEKRAIDEMKHAEKLIGRILFLEGIPIVSELKKLHIGSDIEKMFASDRASEFDAIKAYNKAIKLAGDVGDFATRGILEDILKDEDQHVDEIEEVQDQIGHMTLPIFLTTQVG, from the coding sequence ATGAAAGGCGATAAGAAGCTCATCGAGGTTTTGAACTCTCTTCTTGCGGACGAGCTGACGGCCATCAATCAGTACATGGTCCATTCAGAAATGTGTGAAGGATGGGGTTACGGCAAGCTTCACAAGGTCATCGAAAAACGGGCCATCGACGAGATGAAGCATGCCGAAAAGCTCATCGGCCGCATCCTATTCCTCGAAGGCATTCCGATCGTCAGCGAACTCAAAAAGCTCCATATCGGGTCCGATATCGAGAAGATGTTCGCCAGCGACCGGGCCTCCGAGTTCGACGCCATCAAAGCTTACAACAAGGCCATCAAGCTGGCCGGAGACGTCGGGGATTTTGCCACGCGCGGCATCCTGGAAGACATCCTCAAGGATGAGGACCAGCATGTCGACGAGATTGAAGAGGTCCAGGATCAGATCGGCCACATGACCCTTCCCATCTTCCTGACTACCCAGGTCGGTTGA